The genomic stretch CGGTATCCCCACAGGTAAAAATATCGATCGCCGCGTAGTCGTACTCGGGCCAGGTGTGTATGGAAATGTGCGATTCGGCGATGACCAGGACACCGGATATGCCGTGGGGGTTGAAACGGCTGAAGTTCTCTGAAATGACGGTTACGTTGGCTCTCTCTGCGGCTTTAATGAGGCTGTTGCGAATAAAATCAAGATCGTTCAGGAGGGCATAAGGGCAACCCGAAAGCTCGAGCAGAACATGCCTCCCCAGTGCATTTACCATGGGTATCACCTCCCCTGCTATTTATGAACCCGGGAGGTAAAATCACCGAAGAGACATACCGGCAGGACGCCCTTAGGTCTCACCCCCCTTCTGTTTCACAGAAATATAGCGATCACCATCGCTATCCATAAAGCCCCACTTTGTGAAGGTCCACCGCTTTCCACTCCCCGTACAGAAAAAAAGACCGACGAGACTCGGCCGAAAGGTTTTTTTACCATCATTCGGTCAAATAATCAAGTTTTTTAACGACCGGGGAGGGGCAAACGGTCCCGATTCGCCCGAAAACAGCGTTTGACAGGAGCGGGAGGAAAATTTTACACTAAAATTGTAGTCATCACTTTTGGACCTGCGAAAGCGGGCATCGCGTCACCTCTCTTGGGGGGACAAGACGTAACATCCCAACGGCCGAACGGGCATCCTGCCTTTTCGGTGCGAGGTAGTCTTGAATCGGCCCGAACTTCCGCAGGTTCTTATTGTGCCACCGGAATAAAAACCGCCCCGGCAAGACACCGGGGCAGTCACATGGTCGGTCACTATCAGAACTTCCCGATAAGCGGCGCGAACACGAGGGACACCACGGCCATGAGCTTTATGAGNNNNNNNNNNNNNNNNNNNNNNNNNNNNNNNNNNNNNNNNNNNNNNNNNNNNNNNNNNNNNNNNNNNNNNNNNNNNNNNNNNNNNNNNNNNNNNNNNNNNNNNNNNNNNNNNNNNNNNNNNNNNNNNNNNNNNNNNNNNNNNNNNATCATCTCCTTGAGAGCGCCTTTCGTCACGATATCGATGCACTTGTCGATCTCAGGCTCCGCAGTGCCCTCGAGAAGCCCCGTGATCTCCCT from Deltaproteobacteria bacterium encodes the following:
- the speD gene encoding adenosylmethionine decarboxylase; its protein translation is MVNALGRHVLLELSGCPYALLNDLDFIRNSLIKAAERANVTVISENFSRFNPHGISGVLVIAESHISIHTWPEYDYAAIDIFTCGDTALPDRAVEYLIEAFRPGEHRNYVVSRGIMRQDVPSARCEFEEGRDQVAASTI